In one Streptomyces sp. NBC_00597 genomic region, the following are encoded:
- the trmD gene encoding tRNA (guanosine(37)-N1)-methyltransferase TrmD translates to MRLDVVTIFPEYLEPLNVSLVGKARARGQLDVHLHDLRDWTYDRHNTVDDTPYGGGPGMVMKTEPWGEALDEALADGYEAGARGPVMVVPTPSGRPFTQELAVELSERPWLIFTPARYEGIDRRVMDEYATRMPVYEVSIGDYVLAGGEAAVLVITEAVARLLPGVLGNAESHRDDSFAPGEMANLLEGPVYTKPPGWRGRGIPDVLLSGHHGKIARWRRDEAFRRTAQHRPDLIERCEAAAFDKKDREILSILGWRPTPDGRFWRRPQAVEE, encoded by the coding sequence ATGCGTCTCGACGTCGTCACGATCTTCCCCGAGTACCTGGAGCCGCTGAACGTCTCCCTCGTCGGCAAGGCGCGGGCCCGCGGGCAGCTCGACGTCCACCTCCACGACCTACGGGACTGGACGTACGACCGGCACAACACCGTCGACGACACCCCGTACGGCGGTGGCCCCGGCATGGTCATGAAGACCGAGCCGTGGGGCGAGGCGCTCGACGAGGCGCTGGCCGACGGGTACGAGGCCGGCGCGCGCGGGCCGGTCATGGTCGTCCCCACGCCCAGTGGCCGCCCGTTCACCCAGGAGCTGGCCGTCGAGCTCTCCGAACGGCCCTGGCTGATCTTCACGCCGGCCCGGTACGAGGGCATCGACCGCCGGGTCATGGACGAATACGCCACGCGGATGCCGGTGTACGAGGTCTCCATCGGCGACTACGTGCTGGCCGGCGGCGAGGCCGCCGTGCTGGTGATCACCGAGGCCGTGGCCCGGCTGCTGCCCGGAGTGCTCGGCAACGCCGAATCCCACCGGGACGACTCCTTCGCGCCCGGCGAGATGGCGAACCTGCTAGAGGGGCCGGTCTACACGAAGCCCCCCGGTTGGCGCGGCCGGGGCATTCCCGACGTGCTGCTCAGCGGGCACCACGGGAAGATCGCCCGCTGGCGCCGGGACGAGGCGTTCCGCCGCACCGCGCAGCACCGCCCCGACCTGATCGAGCGCTGCGAGGCCGCCGCCTTCGACAAGAAGGACCGCGAGATCCTGAGCATCCTGGGCTGGCGGCCGACCCCCGACGGCCGATTTTGGCGTAGGCCCCAAGCCGTGGAAGAATAG
- the rplS gene encoding 50S ribosomal protein L19, translating into MSHLLDGVNAASIRSDVPAFRPGDTINVHVRVIEGSRSRIQQFKGVVIRRQGSGVSETFTVRKVSFSVGVERTFPVNSPIFEKIELVTRGDVRRAKLYFLRELRGKAAKIKEKRDR; encoded by the coding sequence ATGTCTCACCTGCTCGATGGCGTCAACGCCGCCTCGATCCGCTCCGACGTCCCGGCCTTCCGCCCGGGTGACACGATCAACGTGCACGTCCGCGTCATCGAGGGCAGCCGCTCCCGTATCCAGCAGTTCAAGGGCGTTGTCATCCGTCGCCAGGGCTCTGGCGTCTCCGAGACCTTCACGGTCCGCAAGGTCTCCTTCAGCGTCGGCGTGGAGCGCACCTTCCCGGTGAACTCCCCGATCTTCGAGAAGATCGAGCTCGTCACCCGCGGTGACGTGCGTCGCGCCAAGCTGTACTTCCTCCGTGAGCTCCGCGGCAAGGCCGCGAAGATCAAGGAGAAGCGCGACCGCTGA
- the lepB gene encoding signal peptidase I, which yields MDTEAELTQRGHSSPETGEGRPRFALRGRRALPGWRVFLTWRGAAVLGVLCTTFLLLLSNFVVQPFLIPSRSMEPTLQVGDRVLVNKLAYRSGNQPKRGDVVVFDGTGSFVPEHADGNPIGEALAGAASALGIGEPSETDFVKRVVGVGGDDVVCCDAGGRIKVNGVPVQEPYLFPGDTPSKVPFRIVVPVGTLWVMGDHRSQSRDSRDHLGEPGGGMVPVDKVIGRADWIGWPASRWGSHG from the coding sequence ATGGACACCGAAGCAGAGCTCACACAGCGCGGCCACTCCTCCCCCGAAACCGGGGAGGGGCGGCCGCGTTTTGCGTTGCGGGGGCGCCGCGCGCTCCCAGGGTGGCGAGTCTTCCTGACCTGGCGCGGCGCCGCCGTACTCGGCGTGCTCTGCACGACCTTCCTGCTGCTGCTCAGCAATTTCGTCGTCCAGCCCTTCCTGATCCCGAGCCGGTCGATGGAGCCGACGCTCCAGGTCGGGGACCGGGTGCTGGTGAACAAGCTGGCGTACCGTTCCGGCAACCAACCCAAGCGCGGGGACGTGGTGGTCTTCGACGGCACGGGGTCCTTCGTTCCGGAACACGCCGACGGCAATCCCATCGGCGAGGCGTTGGCGGGCGCGGCCTCCGCGCTCGGGATCGGCGAGCCGTCCGAAACGGACTTCGTCAAGCGGGTCGTGGGCGTCGGAGGCGACGACGTGGTGTGCTGCGACGCCGGCGGGCGGATCAAGGTGAACGGGGTACCGGTGCAGGAGCCATATCTGTTTCCCGGCGACACGCCCTCGAAGGTGCCCTTCCGGATCGTGGTACCCGTGGGCACCCTGTGGGTCATGGGCGATCATCGTTCCCAGTCCCGGGACTCCCGGGACCACCTGGGAGAACCGGGCGGGGGGATGGTGCCGGTGGACAAGGTGATCGGGCGGGCCGACTGGATCGGCTGGCCGGCGTCGCGCTGGGGCTCCCATGGGTAG
- the lepB gene encoding signal peptidase I, which produces MREPGSRRGTKAQPVAAEGGGRAERRRLARRVKRRRRTRRVGEVPLLIVVALCIALVLKTFLVQAFFIPSGSMEQTIQIGDRVLVDKLTPWFGSKVERGDVVVFKDPGGWLKGEAARPAADPVGVKQIKETLTFIGLLPSADEQDLIKRVIGVGGDTVACCDAKGRVTVNGTPLDEPYVNPGNAPSEIRFEVKVPPGRLFVMGDHRANSADSRFHLDEAFNGTIGEDGVVGQAVVIAWPFDHWRKLEQPATFRTVPDPARGGRRGRRRRRHGPPFA; this is translated from the coding sequence GTGCGGGAGCCCGGGTCGCGGCGTGGCACCAAGGCGCAGCCCGTCGCGGCGGAGGGCGGCGGCCGGGCCGAACGACGCCGACTGGCCCGCCGGGTCAAGCGGCGCAGGCGCACCCGCCGCGTGGGCGAGGTACCGCTGCTGATCGTCGTGGCGCTGTGCATCGCGCTCGTCCTCAAGACCTTCCTCGTCCAGGCGTTCTTCATCCCGTCCGGATCCATGGAGCAGACGATCCAGATCGGCGACAGGGTGCTGGTCGACAAGCTGACCCCGTGGTTCGGCTCCAAGGTCGAGCGCGGCGACGTGGTCGTGTTCAAGGACCCCGGCGGCTGGCTCAAGGGCGAGGCCGCACGCCCCGCCGCCGACCCCGTCGGCGTGAAGCAGATCAAGGAGACGCTGACCTTCATCGGTCTGCTGCCCTCCGCCGACGAACAGGACCTGATCAAGCGGGTCATCGGCGTCGGCGGCGACACCGTCGCGTGCTGCGACGCCAAGGGCCGGGTCACCGTCAACGGGACGCCGCTCGACGAGCCGTACGTGAATCCCGGGAACGCCCCCTCCGAAATCCGGTTCGAAGTGAAGGTGCCGCCCGGACGGCTCTTCGTCATGGGCGACCACCGGGCGAACTCGGCCGACTCCCGCTTCCACCTCGACGAGGCCTTCAACGGCACCATCGGCGAGGACGGAGTCGTGGGACAGGCCGTCGTCATCGCCTGGCCGTTCGACCACTGGCGCAAACTCGAACAGCCCGCGACCTTCCGCACGGTGCCCGATCCTGCACGTGGTGGGCGACGCGGCCGCCGCAGGCGCCGTCACGGCCCGCCGTTCGCATAG
- the lepB gene encoding signal peptidase I yields the protein MAVGARSGRDEGEERPDDAEREAEDGGAEARPHRSFWKELPLLIGIALLLALLIKTFLVQAFSIPSDSMQNTLQRGDRVLVDKLTPWFGSEPERGEVVVFHDPASWLAGEPTPEPNFAQQILSKIGLMPSADEKDLIKRTIAIGGDTVECKKGGPVVVNGKELDEPYIYPGNTPCDDAPFGPITVPKGKIWVMGDHRQNSQDSRYHMQDSTQGFVPVDKVVGRAVVVAWPITRWATLPVPDTFDQPGIGNQTKATAMGLGAAGLGPVGLGPTALGLAGAVPVVMWRRRRLTGGTTGR from the coding sequence GTGGCGGTAGGCGCGCGATCCGGACGCGACGAAGGCGAGGAGCGGCCGGACGATGCCGAGCGCGAGGCCGAGGACGGTGGTGCCGAGGCGCGCCCGCACCGCTCGTTCTGGAAGGAGCTCCCGCTCCTCATCGGCATCGCCCTGCTGCTCGCCCTGCTGATCAAGACCTTCCTGGTGCAGGCGTTCTCGATCCCGTCCGACTCGATGCAGAACACCCTGCAGCGCGGCGACCGGGTGCTCGTGGACAAGCTGACCCCGTGGTTCGGCTCCGAGCCCGAGCGCGGCGAGGTCGTGGTCTTCCACGACCCCGCGAGCTGGCTGGCCGGGGAGCCCACCCCCGAGCCCAACTTCGCGCAGCAGATCCTCAGCAAGATCGGTCTGATGCCGTCCGCGGACGAGAAGGACCTGATCAAGCGGACCATCGCCATCGGCGGTGACACGGTCGAGTGCAAGAAGGGCGGACCGGTCGTCGTCAACGGCAAGGAGCTCGACGAGCCGTACATCTACCCGGGCAACACCCCCTGCGACGACGCCCCGTTCGGCCCGATCACCGTGCCCAAGGGCAAGATCTGGGTGATGGGCGACCACCGGCAGAACTCCCAGGACTCCCGCTACCACATGCAGGACTCCACGCAGGGCTTCGTGCCGGTCGACAAGGTCGTCGGGCGGGCCGTGGTCGTGGCGTGGCCGATCACCCGCTGGGCGACCCTGCCCGTCCCGGACACCTTCGACCAGCCGGGCATCGGGAACCAGACCAAGGCGACCGCGATGGGCCTGGGGGCCGCCGGACTGGGGCCCGTCGGGCTCGGACCGACCGCGCTGGGCCTCGCCGGAGCGGTTCCGGTCGTGATGTGGCGCAGGCGGAGGCTGACCGGCGGGACTACCGGCAGGTAG
- the lepB gene encoding signal peptidase I, with amino-acid sequence MGGTQASGTAGIRGGKDGRGGLGNVLSGIAVAVGFVLFLGAFVWGALVYQPYTVPTDSMVPTVQPGDRVLAQRIDGGEVRRGDVVVFSDAMWSDSPMVKRVVGVGGDTVKCCGAGGTLTVNGKELQEPYIEHGQPGAAGTGQGTASDTPFEVTVPEGNLFLLGDRRFTSLDSRAHLQEAGQGTVPRSTVRARVDALAWPSMKMIDRPGTYASLPGGTSRPGPLRLQLAAVVGGAALVVLGAAYGPLARVLGRGRRREPAGAR; translated from the coding sequence ATGGGCGGAACGCAGGCAAGCGGTACTGCAGGTATACGCGGTGGCAAGGACGGCCGCGGCGGTCTCGGCAACGTGCTGTCGGGAATCGCCGTGGCCGTCGGCTTCGTGCTCTTCCTGGGCGCCTTCGTATGGGGGGCGCTCGTCTACCAGCCGTACACGGTGCCGACAGACTCGATGGTGCCGACGGTGCAGCCCGGGGACCGGGTGCTCGCCCAGCGCATCGACGGCGGCGAGGTGCGGCGCGGCGACGTGGTCGTGTTCAGTGATGCCATGTGGAGTGACTCGCCCATGGTCAAGCGGGTCGTCGGCGTTGGCGGCGACACCGTGAAGTGCTGCGGCGCGGGCGGCACGCTCACCGTGAACGGCAAGGAACTGCAGGAGCCCTACATCGAGCACGGGCAGCCCGGCGCGGCCGGCACCGGCCAGGGCACCGCCTCCGACACGCCGTTCGAGGTGACCGTGCCCGAGGGCAACCTCTTCCTGCTGGGCGACCGGCGGTTCACCTCGCTCGACTCCCGGGCCCACCTCCAGGAGGCCGGCCAGGGCACCGTCCCCCGCTCCACGGTCCGCGCCCGGGTCGACGCCCTGGCCTGGCCCTCCATGAAGATGATCGACCGCCCCGGCACGTACGCCTCCCTGCCCGGCGGGACCTCCCGACCGGGGCCGCTGCGCCTCCAACTGGCCGCGGTGGTCGGCGGAGCCGCCCTGGTGGTCCTGGGGGCCGCCTACGGGCCCCTCGCACGGGTCCTGGGGCGCGGGCGGCGGCGGGAGCCGGCCGGTGCCCGCTGA
- a CDS encoding NUDIX hydrolase: MPADAAEAGGPRKVSRVILLDPEDRILLLHGFEPDDPADQWWFTPGGGLEGGETREQAALRELAEETGITDVELGPVLWHRYCSFPFDGRRWEQDEWYYLARTAQTRTDMGGLTELERRSVAGARWWTSEELLAARETVYPTTLAELLRTLLDDGPPGAPVVLAPEIV; encoded by the coding sequence GTGCCCGCTGACGCGGCTGAGGCGGGCGGCCCCCGCAAGGTGTCCCGGGTGATCCTGCTGGACCCCGAGGACCGGATCCTGCTGCTGCACGGCTTCGAACCGGACGATCCCGCGGACCAGTGGTGGTTCACCCCGGGCGGCGGACTCGAAGGCGGCGAGACCCGCGAGCAGGCCGCGCTGCGGGAGCTCGCCGAGGAGACCGGGATCACGGACGTCGAACTGGGGCCGGTGCTGTGGCACCGGTACTGCTCCTTCCCGTTCGACGGGCGGCGCTGGGAGCAGGACGAGTGGTACTACCTGGCCCGCACCGCCCAGACACGGACCGACATGGGCGGGCTCACCGAGCTGGAGCGGCGCAGCGTCGCCGGTGCGAGGTGGTGGACTTCCGAGGAACTTCTCGCGGCCCGTGAGACGGTGTACCCGACCACACTCGCCGAGTTGCTCCGTACGCTGCTCGACGACGGTCCTCCGGGTGCGCCGGTGGTCCTGGCCCCGGAAATCGTTTAG
- a CDS encoding DUF2469 domain-containing protein, with protein MSAEDLEKYETEMELKLYREYRDVVGLFKYVIETERRFYLTNDYEMQVHSVQGEVFFEVTMADAWVWDMYRPARFVKQVRVLTFKDVNIEELNKSDLELPGS; from the coding sequence ATGAGCGCCGAGGACCTCGAAAAGTACGAGACCGAGATGGAGCTGAAGCTCTATCGCGAGTACCGCGACGTCGTCGGGCTGTTCAAGTACGTGATCGAGACCGAACGCCGTTTCTACCTCACGAACGACTACGAGATGCAGGTGCACTCGGTCCAGGGGGAGGTGTTCTTCGAGGTCACGATGGCCGACGCCTGGGTGTGGGACATGTACCGACCGGCCCGCTTCGTGAAGCAGGTGCGGGTGCTGACCTTCAAGGACGTGAACATCGAGGAGCTCAACAAGAGCGACCTGGAGCTGCCGGGCAGCTGA
- a CDS encoding YraN family protein, protein MDAKGVARQALGRYGEELAARRLAEAGMTVIARNWRCRSGEIDIVARDGDALVVCEVKTRRAGDFEHPMAAVRPGKVERLRRLAGRWLADHGGPPPGGVRIDLVGVLLPRRGAPVVEHVRGVA, encoded by the coding sequence ATGGACGCGAAGGGCGTGGCACGGCAGGCACTGGGGCGGTACGGCGAGGAACTCGCGGCGCGGCGACTGGCGGAAGCCGGGATGACCGTGATCGCGCGGAACTGGCGCTGCCGCAGCGGGGAGATCGACATCGTCGCGCGGGACGGGGACGCCCTCGTCGTGTGCGAGGTCAAAACACGTCGGGCGGGGGATTTCGAGCATCCCATGGCCGCCGTCCGCCCCGGCAAGGTCGAGCGGCTCCGCCGCCTCGCCGGACGCTGGCTCGCCGATCACGGTGGACCGCCCCCGGGCGGGGTCCGCATCGACCTCGTCGGAGTCCTCCTGCCACGGCGCGGGGCGCCCGTCGTGGAGCACGTCCGGGGGGTGGCGTGA